AAGATGCCCATGCAACGGTGGATAATTTTGTGCATACCGCAGCGCAGATTAAAGGTATGGTGGAAGAGATTGAGAAGATCAATGTGATCTCAAAAGAGAATGTCACGAGCATCGACAATGTCTCTCAAGCCTCCGAGCATCTTCACACGATGACAGAAAATCTCAATAACGAACTCGGAAAATTTAAGTCTTAAGTATTAAACCTCAGCGAGAAGTTTTATCACATCGCTGGGGTTTCTTACAAGGTATTTTGCCCCATGCGCTCTTAATTCCGCCTCTTCTCTAAATCCCCACAAAGCACCCACAGCGATCATTCCAGCGTTATTAGCGGTTTGCATATCGATCATTGTATCCCCCAAATAATAACACTCATTTGGCTTTACATGTAAAAGAGAAGAGATCTCTAAAGCGCCCTCGGGGTGGGGCTTTCGTGGAATGCCTTCGCGCGCACCAAAAACAACGTCAAACTTCCATTCGCGCAAATATTTCATCGCACACATTTTGGTGAAGGAGTCTGGTTTATTGGAGAGTATCGCCATCTTAAAGCCTCGTTTTTGCAAGAAGGTGAGCATTTTACTGATACCATCATAAAGCGTGGTATTTTGATTGAACTGCTTTGCATAATGGCTTTGAAACAACGAAACGGCTTCTTGAATCCGTTCAGGCGTTTGAGGGTTGGAGGCGAAGATGTTTTCAAACAGTTTGAAAACACCCTCCCCTACGAAATAGCGGTATTTTTCACGTTCCTGAACTTCAAATCCAAGCGAAACAAGCGCAAAATTAGCACTGATGGCAATGTCTTCTAATGTATCAAGAAGCGTGCCATCAAGGTCAAATACAATGTTTTTTTTCATTATCGTGTTCTAGTTCAGCTTTAAGCGCTTCATAGTCAAGCCCTAAAAATTCACACGCACTCTTTGTTGCTTTGTGCGCGGTAAAGCCAAATTTATCAAATAAAAGTTCTGCTGGACCACTCGCACCAAAACGCTCCATACAGATGACTTTATCCGCATAGCGGTACCATTCAATCCCAGCCCCCGCTTCAATCGCAATGACTTTGGTTTGTGGCTCAATGATCGTTTGAATATACGCCTCATCTTGCTCATTTAAAAGATCAAAACACGGCACACTGACCATATTGCTTGGAATGCCAAACATTGAAAGATAGCATGCCACTTCCAACGCAAGATAGACTTCACTTCCACTTGCCATCAAGGTAACTTGTGCGTTTTCACGTCGTTTTAAAAGATAACCGCCATTTTCCACATCGCCGTGCGCGCGATCGTCTTTAAGTGCTCGAAGCTTTTGGCGTGAGCAGACAAATGCCGCAGGCGCTTGCATACTGAGAGCCTTTTTCCATGCTTTCACATTTTCTCTACCATCGCATGGACGGTAAACGTAGAAGTTTGGAAGCGCTCTAAATTGACTCAGTTGTTCAATCGGCTGGTGCGTTGGGCCATCTTCGCCTACACCGATGCTGTCGTGCGTCCAGATGTAAAAATTTTTCAGTTTCATGAGTGCTGCTAAACGCACTGAGGGTTTCATATAATCGCTAAAGATAAAAAAGGTCGCTCCAAAAGGGATAAACAAGCCGTACAACGCAAACGCGTTGATGATCGCTCCCATCGCATGTTCACGAATACCAAAGTGAATGTTACGACCAAGTGGATAATCGCCAAGTCCTGTCAGCTCACTTTTATTGGAAGGGCCAAGATCGGCACTGCCGCCTAAAAAGCCTGGAATCGCTTGTGCAATCGCGTTGAGAATTTTTCCATTGCTATCGCGTGTTGCGACATCACTCTCAAAATTTGGCCACTCAATTTTTGAAAAATCAGGATTTAACAGTGCTTCTAAAAGAGCTTTTTGATCACTGCTCAGGTCATTTTTCACGCGTGCATTCCAATTTGCCTCTGCCAAATCACCTTTCTCAAGGGCGCAACTAAAGCGCGCATAGACATCTTCATCGACACTAAAACTTTTTTCAGGATCAAACCCTGCTTTGATTTTAGAGTTTTTAATCTCTTCGCATCCTAAGGGGGCACCATGGGCGTGGTGACTTCCTTCCATCTGGCATGCACCTTTTGCAATGGTTGTATCCGCGATAATCAAATAAGGCTTTGTTTGCTCTTTCGATTGCTCTAGGACCGCATTAATCTCATCAAAATCATGCCCATCAATGCGCGAAACTTCCCACCCTTGCGCTTCAAAGCGGTGCTTCACATCTTCGCTCCATGCAATGGAGGTATCGCCCTCAATCGTAATCGCATTGCTATCGTAAATCACGACTAAATTATCTAAAGAAAGATGCCCCGCAAGTGAACACGCTTCATAGCTAATGCCCTCTTGTAAATCGCCATCGCCACACAAGCAGTAGACTTTATGGGTAATCACTTCTGCTTTGGGTTGGTTGAGGACGGTTGCAGCATATTTAGCAGCCATGGCAAACCCCACGGCATTGGTAATACCTTGTCCAAGAGGGCCTGTGGTGACTTCAACACCAGGAACATCGCCGTACTCTGGGTGACCAGGTGTTTTACTTCCAAGTTGTCTAAAGTTTTGTAAATCTTCTAAGCTAATATCATAACCGCTTAAATGTAAAAAAGAGTAGACGAGTGCGGAAGCATGACCTCCACTGAAAACCAAACGGTCACGGTTCAACCACTTTGGATTTTTAGGATTGTGCGTGATATGGCGTGCTAAAATAGTGACGATGTCTGCCAAACCCATAGGAGCGCCTGGATGTCCACTGTTCGCACGTTGCACCATATCGGCTGCCAAAAAACGGATCGTATCGGCTTGTTTTTTCAATATTTTTTTATTTTCCATCGTATATCTATCCTTTAAAATATGCTTCTACAATGCTTTTAAGTCTGTGTGACAAAGCTGCATCAAGCTTTTCTAATTCACCATCCAATTCCAAAAGAAGTTTTTGCTTCACCTCTTGAGCCGATTCCAATCCTAGCAAATTGACAAATGAGTTTTTATGCCCGTCATTGTGCGTAGGTTTGCCAGCCTCTTCACTTGAGAGCGTTGCATCGATGATGTCATCTTGTACTTGGAACAAAAGCCCAAGTTTTAGACCAAACTGATAGAGTGCTTCTTGAATCGTTTTATCCAATTCACAGATCACAGCCCCCATCACCAGCGACGCTGCAATAAGTTTGGCTGTTTTATGAAGGTGTAAAAATGTCAACTCTTCGACATTCAAACGTTTATCTTCAAAAAAACAGTCAATGGCTTGACCCAAAACCATACCATGAATTCCCGAATTGCTCGACAAAATGGAGACCAGTTTTATCTTGATCTCAGCACTGAGAGGAGCATTGGCTAAAAGATAAAACGCGTGGGTGTTGAGGGCATCTCCGATGAGCACCGCAGTGGTTTCATCATAGCTTACATGTAAGGTTGGGTGCCCTCGTCTAAGGGCTGCATCGTCCATGCACGGTAGATCATCGTGAATCAGCGAATAGGTATGCATCATCTCCAAACCAAGGGCTACATGTAAAGCATTTTCAACCAAAAGAGGCTGAGAGCTTTCAACCACACTGAGCAGTAATAAGGGGCGAAATCGCTTTCCCCCAACATCAAGCATTTCACCCAATGCTTGGTTAAAATGGGGGTGAAAACTCTCCACAACGGGGAGTTTTGCTTTTAAAAACAGTTCAAACTTTGCAATTAACTCTTTAGAACTCAAAAGATCCCTTTCAACGCGTCAATGTTACAAAAAATTGGAAATCATCACGATCAAATAAAAGACTCACTTCGCGGTTACGATTTTTTGCCAAATAAGCATCTGCCTCAGTAACACGCTCTATGGGAAGTTGCTCCACTTGCATTAAACGATCTCCCACTTTAAGACCACTTTGTTCAGCAAAAGAGCCACGCGCAATCTCTTTAATACGAAGATTTGTGTCAAACTTAAATCCCTTGCTCTGCAGATAACTCTCTTTTTTAACCTCAGGAATCGGCACTTTTTTCTTTACTTCCTCTTTTTTAGGAAGCGGTTTAGGCGCTAGTAAATTTTCTTCCATCCAAGCATTATTGCGCTGAAGTTGTGCACTTACTTTGCTCAAATCTTTAAGACCTCTGAGGGCATCTGCAAACTCGGCAACGTTTTTCACAGATTTTCCATTCAAGCGTGTAATCACATCGCCCATTTTGAGCTTCGCCTCTTTCACATTGGAATCCACAAAATCAACAATGACGCTCTCATTCCCATCCACAACACGTACACCTAACTCTTGAAATGAAGCGGTTTTACCTTCGATGAAAAGCTTCAATGCTTCTGAGCCAATAAAAAATTTATCACCAATACCAAGGCCATACATTTCACAGCAAAGACCACCCACGAGGGTACTCACTTCGCCCACGCCACCAAATTCAAAGAGCTCATTGACACTGTTTCCGATTTTAGACGCATTAACAGCGATGAGGGAGTTATCGGTCATACTGACAAGCCATTCACCCAGCTTTAATTCACTGGTTGGCTTTAGTTTTACAGGCACCAAAGGTTTTGGAGAATCGAACAGATAGAGATTGGAGTAGTAATCAAACCGAACATACGGAACACTCGGTTTCTCTTTGGAATACGCAACAGCTTGTTTTTCACTAATAGCAATAGCACGCGTTGAGCCAAAAGAGACAATGGAGTGTCTGTTTTTTTCATAACATTGTGAAAAATCGGGATAAACAAACTCTGCTTTGGAAGCAGGAGCTGGCGTAGATGCTGGCACATCGGCTGCACAAAGAGCCCCGGTTATTAAGAGAAGAAAGAGTCCTAGACGTTTCACATACTACTCCTTAATTTTTCGCGCCAAATCCCCCAATGCCGGAGAGCATCTGAGTCGTCGCTAGTTTTTTATTCTCTTCTACCATTTTGGAGACATCGTTCATCGCACTGATCAGTAAAATCTGCAACGACTCTTTGTCCCCAAGCAGTGAATCATCAAGCGTTATATCAATAACTTCACCGTTACCATTCATGCTCACACTCACCATTCCACCGCCGCTTTTAGCGGTAAATTGCTTACTGCTTGCATCTTCGTGCATTTTTTGAGCTTGCTTTTGCGCCTCTTCAAGCATCGCACCCACTTTTGAAAGATCAAAATTTTCAAACATCAGATGTAATCTCTCACTTCGACCAATGTATTATTTTCATCCACCAAAGCAACCGTTGGCTTAAAGGTTTTGAGCTCTTCTTCACTCATATGCGCGTAGGCTATGATGATGATCTTATCGCCAATATGGGCTTTGCGAGCCGCCGCACCGTTTAGGCAAATATCTTTTCCGCCCGCTTTTCCCTCAATCACATAGGTGGTAAAGCGCTCACCATTGTTAATGTTCACGACTTCGACTTTTTGCCCTACATGAAGGTTAGAAGCCTCTATTAACTCTTTATCAATTGTAATCGAACCAACATAGTTCAAATTTGCATCTGTAACCGTGGCTCTGTGAATTTTGCTGTATAGCATCTCAAGCGTCATCGCTTTTATACCTCTTCTGGATTAAGAAATTTGTTTATTTTACCCTATTTTTGCTTAGCCCATTGAGCGATAAGCTCTCTTACGACGCTACGATCATCAAAAGGATATTTTTTACCCTTGATCTCTTGATACGTTTCATCCCCTTTTCCAAGGATCAGAAGCACTTCATTGGGAGCTTGCATCCTCAATGCTTTTTCAATCGCTTCGTGGCGATCTACTTCTACATGTAAAGATTCATGATGATTCATTCCTGCCAAAATTTCAGTGATAATACTTTGGGGATCTTCAGAGCGTGGATTATCGCTGGTTACGACAATTTTTTTAGCATAACGCTGAGCCATCGCTCCCATTTTTGGGCGTTTCGTGCGATCTCTATCACCTCCTGCTCCAAAAACCACGACAAGGTCGCGCTCTTTCATACTATCAAGCACCTTCTCCATGCCATCGGGTGTATGGGCAAAATCAACGATCACCAAAGGATCCTGACTGACGACCTCCATACGACCTTCCACGCCACCAAAGTGCTCTAACGCTTCGCAGATAGACTCCATGGGAGCAACCCCTAACATATCGACGGCACTGATCGCGGCAAGAAGGTTGTAGAGGTTAAAAAAGCCATGTAAGGGGGATTCAAACTCATACACTTTTTCAATCTTCGCAACCGCCGCACTGATGCCCTCTTTGAGCGAATACGCCAAAATTTTATAGGTTGCAGGATGTTCGATCCCATAACTCATCGCGTTCGTGCGGTTAAAACGAATTTTGCTCTCATCTTTGTTGATGAGTTTCAAACTCTCATCGTCAAAAAAGCGACTCTTTACGGCAATATATTCATCAATCGTTTTGTGAAAATCGAGATGATCTTGCGTGACATTGGTCAAAATCTTCAAAGCAAAAGCAATCCCATCGATGCGGTTTTGCACAATGGCATGCGAGCTTACTTCCATCACAAAATACTCACAGCCTGCTTCTACGGCGAGTTTGAGGTTGTGAATCGTCTGTAAAATGGGCGGTGTTGTAAGGCTTTTCTCTTCGATGCGATGATCGTTGATAAAACACCCTCGCGTTCCTTGCAAACCCACTTTTTTGCCAAGATCAAGCAGTATGGAGTAAATAGCAGCCGCTGTGGTTGTTTTACCATTCGTACCCGTAATGCCAATGATTTTAATCGCATCACGGATACCAAGCAGATCCAAGCACGCTTTAGGTGAGATGATGTGAGTGCAGCCATGATCACGCGCACTTTGCTCATACATCGCGTTCAGTTTGGTTAAAACAAAGATGCTTGAGGCATCACATTCGTTTGAATTGTCGGTTACATGTAAAAATGTATTATGATTTGGAAGTTCTATTTTCAAGATGATTCTCTATTTTTGTGCTTTTTTAATCAGCGATAAAAGCTGCTCATCGTTCGGGAAAAGCGTGACGGCACTCTCAAGATAATTCAGGGACATTTCGATAAAACCATTCTCAATCAGTCTGGCTAAAAAGTCAACAAAATCCTCTTTTTTCGAGATGATGACTTTGGTGGAGAACATAATGTCTTCAAATGCCTCTTTAAAGCTACCACGCGCTTCAATCAGTGTCATAAAATCTTCATATTTAATGCCGTTTTCTGCATTAATACGTGCTTCAAAATCACTCTCTTTAAACAAATGCGCTATTTTTTCACTGTGTTCTTCCACGGAGTTAATGATCTCTTCCATCACCTCTTCACAATCTTCAGCACCATTCTCTTTGGTTAAAATATAATACTCAAAAAGCGCCATGGCTTGTTCTTCATTCTGTGTTGCCATATCGCATAAAATAGCTCCAATGCGAGCTTCTTTTGATTGAGGATCAACACTCAGTGCTAATGCAAACTGAAGCATTGCCTCTTGGAAATTTTTTGTGTAAAATTTTTCAATCCCTTTGGTAATATAAGCGTTCATTACTCTCCAATTGCTTCAAACTCATGTTCCATCCCAGGTAAAATATTTACAACTTCAAGCTCAGGATGAATATCAATTCTTAATTGGCGTTCTACGCCGTATTTCAGTGTTTGTCCACTGGATGCGCACCCTTGGCAGGCACCTTGAAGTTGAACAAAAACACGTCCGCTTTTTATGCCTAATAATGTCAGTCCACCGCCGTCTAATGCAAGCATTGGCTTAATTTTTTCAAGTGATTTTTCGACAACGGGAAGCAACTCTTCGTCACTAAATGGTATCATAGATTCTCCTATAGCAAAAGTATCTAATTTAACAATAGTTTGAGTTAAAAGTGACTTAATTTTTAGTGGGGAAAGAAGTGTTTAGGGTAAAAAAAATTTAACGCATAAAAGCTTGGGAGCAAGCCGCTCCCAAAGCAAAAAAGTGAGATTTAGACGAGTTCTAAAAACGCCATAGGCGCTGCATCGCCTTTTCTGATACGTGTTTTTATAATACGGGTGTAACCACCATTTCTCTCAACATATTTAGGTGCGATCTCATTAACCAATTTTTTAGTACACTCTTTATCTTGAAGTGCAGCAAAAACAGTTTTGTGAGCATGATCGCCACCAACTCCTGCTTGCGTAATCAATTTTTCAACAAATCCTCTAAGCTCTTTTGCTTTAGGAACTGTTGTCTCGATTTTCTCATATTTAATGACAGCTATAGCCAAGTTCTTCAACAACGCCGCTCTGTGTGATGAAGTACGACCAAGCTTTCTGTATCCGTGCTTATGTCTCATAAATTAACCCTCGTTGGCTTCAGATTTTAAATCTTCAATTTTTTTCTTGAGCAAACTTGCCGTCTCGTCAGAGAAATTATATCCAACAGGATAACCACTCTCTTCCATAACTTGTCTGATCTCTTCTAACGATTTCTTGCCTAGATTTTTGAGGTTTTTAAGTTCTAACTCGCTCATTAAAGCAAGCTCGCCAATAAATTTCACCTCTGCTCTATCTAAACAGTTGAAGCTACGAGCACTTAGATTTAACTCTTCAATACTCTGTAATAGCTTACCAAGCTCCACATTCTCATTAGAACTCTCACTTTTTGGAGCTACTGCAATATCCAAAATGCCATTAAAAACAGACATTTGTGAATACATTGCTTCAAGTGAATTTTTAAAAGCTTCGATTGGAGAAACAAGTCCGTCTGTTTCAATCGTGAAAACAATTTTCTCATAGTTAGGATTGTCTTCAACCAAAACATTCTCAATATCGTACACAGCTCTTTTTACAGGGGTAAAGAAAGCATCCAGTGCAATATAATCTTCTCCAACCAAACCTCTAATGTTCTCACTTGGAACATAGCCGATCCCTTTTTCAAGGATTAAAGAGAAGTTAAACTCTGCATCTTCATTGATCGTTGCCAAATAACCATCTGGTGTAACAATCTCAATGTGAGCATTGGCTAAATCACTTCCCTTAATCTCTTTTGGTCCAGTAAATGAGTAGTTAACCTCTACACGTTTCTCATCGCCTTTGATTTTGAAACGAATATTTTTAAGGTTAATGATGAAAAGAGCAACATCTTCAAGCATACCGCGCATGCTATCAAATTCATGGGTTACGCCTTCAATCTTTACAGCCGTTGGGGCAGATCCTACGGTACTGCTTAAAAGCAATCTACGTAAAGGATGTGCCAAGGTTACCGCAAAACCAGATTCAAATGGGTATGCACTAATTTGAACCTTATTTGCCGCAATAGTCTCTACCTCAATTTCAGTTGGCATGTAAGCTGATGTATTGATTTTTTTCATATACTACCTACTTTATTATTTAGAGTATAGCTCAACGATTAATCTTTCTTCAACCGGAATCACTACTTCTTCTCTCTCAGGGATGCGTGTAAAAATACCCATTGCTTTTTCTCTCTCAACATCAACCCATGGCGCAATACCAGTTTGTTGTGTTAATTCAAGAGCTCTTTTTACTTGTGGGTTATTTTTAGATTTTTCACAAACCTCAATTTTCTCACCTGCACGCACAACATAGGAAGGAATGTCGACTCTGCTACCATTCACTAAAATATGTCCATGTGTGACTAATTGACGTGCAAATCTTCGTGTTGTTGCAAATCCCATACGGTAAACAACATTATCAAGTCTTCTTTCGATAAGAAGGACAAGGTTAATACCTGTATTTCCCTCTTTACGAGCTGCTTCGTCAAATATACGTCTGAATTGTTTTTCAGAAACTCCATACATAAATTTAGCTTTTTGTTTCTCTCTTAATTGGAGTCCATACTCGCTAATTTTTGATCTTCTTTGTCCGTGTTGACCTGGTGCATATGGTCGCTTATCTAACGCACTTTTACCAGCAAGTCTGCGCTCACCTTTAAGGGCTAAGCTGACACCAAGTCTTCTTTCGAGCTTCTCGACTGGTCCTCTATATCTTGCCATTTTTTCTCCTAATCTATTGCATAAACGAAAAAATTATTTTGTTTCTCTCAAAGACGTTCTATTCTAAAAATTAGAATTAAACTCTTCTTCTTTTTGGAGGTCTACAGCCGTTGTGTGGAAGAGGTGTAATATCTTTTAGGAAAGACACTTTAATACCTTCTGTTGTACCAGCACTTTTTACCGCTGTCTCGCGACCACTGCCCGGGCCTTGAACTTTAATACCGATTTCTTTGAGACCATGTTCTTTTGCTTTAGTCAATGCATCTTCGACGGCTTGTTGTGCTGCATAAGGAGTAGATTTTTTACTACCCTTAAAGCCCAAACTACCTGCACTGCTCCAAGCAATAACATTTCCCATCTCATCAGTTACAGTTACGACAGTGTTATTAAATGTTGCAGAGATATAAATGATACCTTTAGCAATATTTTTCTTAACAACTTTTTTACGTACTACTTTTCTTTTTGCCATCTGTTTCCCTTTGAGACTTCGTTATTTAGCTTTAGCGCCAACGGTGCGTTTTTTACCTTTTCGGGTACGCGCATTCGTTTTTGTTTTTTGTCCACGAACTGGCAAGCCTTTTCTATGTCTAAGACCTCTATAGCTTCCCATATCCATCAAAGCTTTAATATCCATAGCCACTTTTTTACGAAGATCACCCTCTACTTGAAAGTCTGCTTGGATCTCTTTACGAATCGCTGCAACTTCATCTTCACTTAGCTCATGAACTCTTTTATCAAACGAAATTCCAGTTGCTGTTAAAATAGCTCTAGAACTTGTCAAACCTATACCGTAGATGTATGTTAAACCATACTCTACTCTCTTTTTCATTGGAAGGTCTACACCTGCAATCCTTGCCATGCTTATCCTTGTCTCTGTTTGTGTTTTGGATTTACGCAAATGACTCTAACGATACCTTTTCGTTTGATCACCTTGCACTTATCGCACATCTTCTTTACAGAAGGTCGTACTTTCATTCGTGACTCCTGAACTTTATTTCCACTGGAATTTTGAGCTAAACTGTCACAGGTTTGATGATGTATCTCAAACCAACAATCGAAAAAACAGTGGTTCCTTTTTCGATTATTCTTCACACAGCTTTACAAAAGGGGCAAATTATACATAAATTAAGCTAATAATTTACTTATACCTATAAGTTATACGCCCTTTATCCAAACTATACGGTGTCAACTCTACTTTCACGGTATCTCCGGGCATTATCTTAATATAATGCATTCTCATTTTTCCTGCAATGTGACATAAAATCACATGGCTATTTTGGACTTCAACTTTAAAGGTTGCGTTGGGAAGTGCTTCTATCACTTTACCGTCAATTTCAATCACGTCATCTTTTGCCATTTTACCTCCTATAATCTCAAGATAGAGACAAAATTTCTACTTTGCCATCTACGATTGCAACGGTGTGCTCATAGTGGCTTCCTCTTAACCCATCCGCAGAAACAACAGACCATTTATCCGCCAAAATTTTTGGCGTGCCATCTTTATGGCAGATCATTGGCTCTATGCAAAATACCATACCATTTTTGATTTTAGGACCACTTTTGGGATTAATCCCTTCTAAATAGTTAGGAATTTCTGGCTCTTCATGCGGCTTTCTGCCAATGCCATGCCCACAGAATCCATGCAAAGGAACATACCCTTGTTGAAGAATAAATTGCTCAATCGCATGACTTAGCTCTTTAAAGCGCATCTCAGGCTCGATAATATCAATGGCATAATAGAGGGCATCTTTTGCACATGCAATCAAATTCTCATCACTTTTTGATATTTCTCCAACCCCTACAGTTACAGCAGAATCGCCATACCAGCCATCAACCTCTGTACCAATATCAAGTCCTACAATATCACCCTCTTTAAGCTGATACTCTGTAGGAATCCCATGAATAATCACTTCGTTGACAGAGGTACACACACCTGCTGGAAAACCATAAAGGCCTTTAAAGGCAGGACGCGCACCAAGGCTATGAATGTAAGACTCACCCATGGCATTGAGCTCTTTCAAGCTAAGCCCTGGATGAATGTTACATGTAAGATACTCTAACGTTTTGGCAACAATCTTATTAGCAGCAGAAAGCTTTGCAATTTCCTGAGCTTTTTTAATCGTAATTGCCATCTGCTTAAAGACCTACCGCACTAAGTGTTTCATATTTATTCATATACATTTGTGCTTCAATTTTACGCATCGTATCGAGTGCCACTTGAACAACAATTAAAACAGCTGTTCCACCAAAATAGAATGGTACACCCATCACTTTTACCAAAACCCATGGAAGCGTCGAGATAAGCCCTAAATAGATTGATCCCCAAAGGGTTAATCTACCCGCTACTTCATTTAAAAAGAGTGCAGTGCTCTCTCCTGGTCTAACACCGGGAATAAAGCCACCCTGTTTTTTAAGGTTTTCAGAAATATCTTTTGCATTAAAAACAATCGATGCATAAAAATAAGCAAAGAAAATGACGAACAAAAATGTAAGTACATTAAAGACATAGCTGTTTGGATTGAGAAAATCGTGAATAGATTGAACAATCGGATTGGTGCTTGCTTGCATAATCGTTGATGGGAACATCAAAATTGCACTTGCAAAAATAGGAGGAATAACACCACTAAGATTCATTTTAATAGGCACATAGTTCATAATACGTTTGTGTTGATTTTGAAGCACGACTTTTCGCGAATACGAAATCGGAATACGACGCTCACCCATCTCCACATAAATAATAGAACCAACCGTGGCTAAGATGACCACCAAAATACCAATGACCACAAGGAAATTGAGCTCTCCTGTATTGACAAGGTTAATGGTTCCACCAATCGCACTAGGGATTCCTGAAACGATACCTGCAAAAATAATCAAACTGATACCATTACCAATACCACGTTGTGTAATTTGCTCACCAATCCACATGAGTAACATAGTACCCGTAAGCATACTCGCAGCAGCAATCGCTGTAAAGGTTGTCATATCGATCATAATGGCACTCTCGCCAGCACGACCACTTAACCCTCCAAGACCAACGGAAACACCAATGGCTTGTACAATCGTAATAACAATCGTTGCATATCGAATGATCTGCATGTATTTCACCATACCGTCACGTTCTTTTTTCATTTTACCAAGTGTTGGGAAAGTTGCTGCAAGAAGTTCCATAATAATAGACGCGGTGATGTAAGGCATAATACCTAACGATATAATACTAAGACGTTGTGCAGCGTTACCGCTGAACATATTAAACATTCCAAGGGCATTTGAGCTATTGGAGTCGAAGAACTCTTTAATTACAGCTATATTGACACCAGGAACTGGCACGTATGCCAGTATCCTGTATGCAAATATAAACCCTAACGTAACTAAAATCTTCTTCGTAAGATCTTGGCTCATTTACTCATTCCAGTAAAAATGACGTTTTCGTCTTTGATTTTAGCAGTCAACTCTTTAGCACCTGCACCGATCAATTTCACTTTAATAACACTGCTTCCAATTTTATGCACAGTTCTAATCGCATCAACCGTAATTTCAGCCAGTTCTGCAACTGCTTTAATTCTATCAACGTTGATGATATAAGGTTTCACGATTTTAGAAGTAAAACCAACTTTTGGTAATCTTCTTTGAAGTGGTTGTTGACCACCCTCGAAACCTCTTTT
Above is a genomic segment from Sulfurospirillum halorespirans DSM 13726 containing:
- the rplO gene encoding 50S ribosomal protein L15, coding for MALDNLTPAENSTKKIKRVGRGQGSGMGKTASRGNNGQKSRTGYKRKRGFEGGQQPLQRRLPKVGFTSKIVKPYIINVDRIKAVAELAEITVDAIRTVHKIGSSVIKVKLIGAGAKELTAKIKDENVIFTGMSK
- the map gene encoding type I methionyl aminopeptidase — protein: MAITIKKAQEIAKLSAANKIVAKTLEYLTCNIHPGLSLKELNAMGESYIHSLGARPAFKGLYGFPAGVCTSVNEVIIHGIPTEYQLKEGDIVGLDIGTEVDGWYGDSAVTVGVGEISKSDENLIACAKDALYYAIDIIEPEMRFKELSHAIEQFILQQGYVPLHGFCGHGIGRKPHEEPEIPNYLEGINPKSGPKIKNGMVFCIEPMICHKDGTPKILADKWSVVSADGLRGSHYEHTVAIVDGKVEILSLS
- the secY gene encoding preprotein translocase subunit SecY, translated to MSQDLTKKILVTLGFIFAYRILAYVPVPGVNIAVIKEFFDSNSSNALGMFNMFSGNAAQRLSIISLGIMPYITASIIMELLAATFPTLGKMKKERDGMVKYMQIIRYATIVITIVQAIGVSVGLGGLSGRAGESAIMIDMTTFTAIAAASMLTGTMLLMWIGEQITQRGIGNGISLIIFAGIVSGIPSAIGGTINLVNTGELNFLVVIGILVVILATVGSIIYVEMGERRIPISYSRKVVLQNQHKRIMNYVPIKMNLSGVIPPIFASAILMFPSTIMQASTNPIVQSIHDFLNPNSYVFNVLTFLFVIFFAYFYASIVFNAKDISENLKKQGGFIPGVRPGESTALFLNEVAGRLTLWGSIYLGLISTLPWVLVKVMGVPFYFGGTAVLIVVQVALDTMRKIEAQMYMNKYETLSAVGL